DNA sequence from the Geobacter sp. AOG2 genome:
CCTCAAGAAGGCGCGTGAGGCCGTAAATTTCTGCGGACTACCGGCCCTAGCCGACGATTCCGGGCTGGTGGTGGATGCACTTGAAGGGCGCCCCGGCGTCTATTCGGCCCGTTTTGCCGGCGAAGGGGCAGGGGATGCCGCGAACAATGCCAAGCTGCTCAGCGAACTGGCGGGAGTGCAATGTGAAGTGAAAAAGGCGGCCTTTGTCTGCACATTGGCTTTTGTGACACCTGAAGGCGTTGAGCAGATCTTCACCGGCACGGTGGCGGGGAGCATCCTCGCTTCCGCGCGCGGAGAGGGCGGCTTTGGCTATGATCCGCTATTCCTGGTTGACGGTTATGACCGAACCATGGCGGAACTC
Encoded proteins:
- a CDS encoding XTP/dITP diphosphatase codes for the protein MKELVVATRNRGKLLEIQAMLTGLVASVRCAGDFTGFPETVEDGATFEENALKKAREAVNFCGLPALADDSGLVVDALEGRPGVYSARFAGEGAGDAANNAKLLSELAGVQCEVKKAAFVCTLAFVTPEGVEQIFTGTVAGSILASARGEGGFGYDPLFLVDGYDRTMAELSVDEKNRISHRGQAFRLFCEYLQKGCERS